gttttgactgcctgtgcttccggggtgtTTTCCAATAAGtctgcctgtacctatatcttgcagggtttctccaatgttctctaataatttgatggtgtcaggtcatagaattaggtctttaatccacgttgactGAATTTTTGTGTAccgtgaaaggtaggggtcttgcttcatgcttctgcatgtggaaatccaattttccagcaccatttgttgaatagactgtccttactccagggattggttttgtatccttgatcaaatgagttgtctgtagatgtttggattgatttctggcgtttctattctgttccattggtctatccatctgtttctgtaccagtaccatgctgttttgataacaactgccctgtagtatgtcctgaaatctggtattgtgattcattcagctttgtttttgttgtacaagcttgctttagctattcgaggtctcctgtgtctccatatgaatttcagcatcatttttttccagatctgagaagaaggtctttggtatcttgattggtatcacattcaaTCTATAAATAGCTTTTGGGAGagtgggcattttgatgatattgattcttccaatccatgagcatggaagatttttccatggaTCTGTACAGCACTACTAAATAATGCTGAGCTTATTAGCCTTTTAAAAAGAGActaacatttttcattatttttcaccagactgaatggtttttttttctataaatcaaATCACTATCTGTCCCATTCATCTTCAGCCTACTACCTACTAATTCAGGTAATTTCACAAAATATCAcgctaaatttttaattaaaacagtgATGATCAGTAAAAATATGTGGTGCTTTTATTATCATTGTTAATAGTATGACTTAGCTTTAACTTTTCTTGAAAAATGATATACTGCGGAAATGCTTTAGGCTGTACAAAGTGAAGAGCAACAGAAATCATGTGTGCCTTCTTGAAATTTACAGAGCGTTGTTGGTAGGAAGGAGGTTAAAGAAACCCTGTTTAAGCAGGAGTCATTTAAAGGTGGTCTAGAGAATGAGAAGAAGTTACCAAAAGAATAAGTatacaaaagagaaagattttctaggGCTTTCAATAGGAATTCATTTGACATGCCAAACAGCTGAAAAGGTCAGCAGTAAAAATGCTTGAGTGATTTATGAGATGAGAATGAAGCCAAGGCAGAAGTCAAAGCATGCAAGTCCATTGAAGACACCTTGAAAAGTTATACCTCTTGAATGTATTTGAAAATGGCTACCAAGTTTTAAGCACATAGCTATTGTGCCTTCAATGAATACATTAACAGTGTAGATGACTACATCTGAGTGCAAGTAGTAAATCCCATTAATAGACTCTCATAAGGAGATCATAGTTGTTTGGATAAGGATAAAGttgttggaaatttttaaaaatgagaggttACTTAACATATATTTTTGCACTCAAAATTACTAGCTTGGATGATAAAGAAGAAATTGAggatgagagaaaaaaaaggaaaggataaaTGCCAGTTCTCTTatataacaaattgaaaaatcaaaGGTGCTGTTAACTAAAGTATAAAAAGAGATTAGccaaatattcaaattttatgaGTTAATTCGTTGACCACCTGAAAGATGTGTTCACTATTTCAAGCTAATGACTTTTGGAAGGAATCATATGGACACATCCTTTTAGAACCAGATCAATGCCAAACTTTCGAATGTGCATGTGGGAAAATTGAGATCCttagtttaaaagaaaatttcccatggtcacctagatttttttaaatgtaatattaaATTCATTGCCATAAAATATCTGTAATAAGTACTGGGTGTTTGGCTTACATTTTTCCATTAGCTTTTCTCAATTATTAACAAAATTTCTCTGCTGTTGATTAGCTCTGTATTTCATCAGATTATTTAGACAGTCCATATTGACtaactatttcttcttctttcctcttctctttcttcctcttcttcttcctcttcttcttcctctttgtttctcttttttcattctcctcctcctctatctCCTCTTCCCCCTCTAAGATTTAGGCATCAAAGGATTATGTACCAAGGAAATTACAGTTATTTACATGTTTTTATTCTGAGTGGTTTCTCGGACCATCCCAAACTGGAGAAGATTCTGTCAGGAGTTGTCACCGTCTTCTACTTAACTACACTGCTGGGTAACACAGCCATCATTCTTGCATCTCTCTTGGATTCCCATCTCCATACACCAATGTACTTTTTCCTCAGGAATTTGTCTTTCCTTGATTTGTGTTTCACAACTAGCATTGTCCCTCAGATGCTGGTTAACCTGTGGGGACCTGATAAGACCATCAGTTACGTGGGTTGTGTCATTCAACTCTATGTTTTTATGTGGTTGGGCTCCACTGAGTGCCTTCTCCTGGCTGTAATGTCCTATGATCGTTTCACAGCGATTTGCAAGCCCTTGCATTACTTGGTAATCATGAACCCACATCTTTGTCTCAAGATGATTACCACGGTCTGGAGCATTAGTTTGGCCAACTCTGTACTATTATGTACACTCACCCTGAATTTGCCTAGATGTGGAAACAACCTTCTGGATACTTTCTTGTGTGAGGTGCCAGCTATGGTCAAGATAGCCTGTGTAGACACCACAACAGTGGAAATGTCTGTCTTTGCTTTAGGTATTGTCATTGTCCTTACACCCCTGATCCTTATTCTTACATCCTATGGCTACATTGCCAAAGCTGTGCTGAAAATGAAGTCAAAAGCAGGCCAGCGAAAAGCAGTGAACACCTGTGGATCTCATCTCACTGTGGTGTCCATCTTCTATGGTACTATTATCTACATGTACCTGCAACCAGGTAACAGCACCTCCAAAGACCAAGGAAAGTTCATCACACTCTTTTACACCATCATCACCCCAAGTCTCAATCCCCTCATTTACACATTGAGGAATAAGGACATGAAGGATGCATTGAAGAAGCTGATGAGAGTTCACCATGAATctacaaaaaaaagagaaacctgaTGGCATAGAAAAATATTAAGAGTGACTAAGGCAAGTAAATGTGTTTCCATCCTTAATTTTACTGAGGCAAGTAATTCCTAGATCAGAAAATTCAATTTCACAATTCTGTACAAACATTTTGTTGATGGAAAAAATAAACTATCCTGCTTAGCTATTTTATGTCTCTAACATTGGAATGTCTTCATGGAAAAAGGTTACTATGAATTTTCATTCTTTGCTTCATATATAAAACAAAGGGGAAGTGTATATAAACTTGAATGCATTTAATTTATGTTATAGCACTGAAGAAACTGTTTCAGTTATCTCATTTTGTATTCTGAGGCTTATGCTTGACTATTCTGAAATATGGATTTAAATGAATGCTTTCATATACATTATGTTGTATTCTAAATAATATACAACTCACaattttatacattattttcatGGTAGCATCCAAACATTTATGTGCACTTGAAGTAAATGATGCAATCTACAAGATGGTAATGGTGATAAACCTTAACTAAAGCAATTCATTCTGCTCAGTAAAATGTTATACTAACATCTGGAGTAAAGGGTAAAGGGTCTATGATATTTAAATCTATTACTACTTTATCATGATACAGGACCATAGAAAGGCATGAATTAAAAGGTTTTAAAGGTGACTGATAATCTGATTCATTTCTCACTTACTTATTAAATGTTTATCCCATGATTGTCTCTTAGTAGAAAGAGAATATGACTGGGTTCAGATCAGTTGGGTTTTTGACATAAATCTAAGGGAATGTGCAATTTATGTGATGATGAGAACTATGATAATATCAGTATGTAGtgggaaaataaatgaatcattttctTATGGATATTTGTTCTAATGTAGAATGACATGGGACACTGAATTTTGTCTTCCCAGACTTAtcactttgtgggtttttttatttttattttttattttgacaggccgagttagacagtgaaagagagagacagagagaaaggtcttccttcctttggttcacgccctaaatggccactacggccaatgcactgcgcctatccgaagccaggatccaggtgcttcttcctggtctcccatgtgggtgcagggcccaagcacttgggccatcctccactgcactaccaggccacagcagagagctggactggaagaggagcaaccaggacagaaccggtgtcccaacccaggactagaaactggagtactggcactgcaggcggaggattagcctagtgatccaagGTGCCAGCCAGACTTATCACCTTGATAATAGATGGCACCTCCCTCCATTAACATGTCATTGCAATGGTTACCTTTGTTATGGGGATTTTCTATTTAATAACCTAAATAACAACAAAGAGATTGGCACTCcaaagaaaatgagtttatttGGTAATAGCAGAGCATTACAATACAGTATACAAATacaatatacatatacacatatataaaccaTAGGAGCATCCTGGGAGACAAAATTTTTCAAAGGTAAAATGAGAAAAGTCACATTGGTTGTCTTAAAAGAATGATCTCTGACTACAAGGATCAATAACAAGAGTAGCCGTGGTATAAGATTGGACAGGCGTATGCTGGACAGGTGTCCTGgtagaaatatttttgtatagGCTGTGGTTTTAGCAGAGCCTTTTGTGACAGTCCCATCATCAGGCCATCATGCATGAGGACCCCGTGCCTTTAGGGTTCCCTGGCTTCATATGTCAGTGTTTGACACAAGTGACTTCATTTTCATTCTGACAGCtttcatatttctctcttttcacTGAAATCTTTCTCCACTGAGCCAACACTCCATGGTTAGCTTTAGATTGTCCCTGGATGCTGCTCTTATGTCAGAGGGAAGTAATTAGAAACTGATTCAGTTGTAAAACTGCTTTAGCCACATTTGAGCAACAAAGTGGTATTGGCTGGAATGGCTATCAGACAGACTACCAAGATGCCACTGTTAGGTTCAATTCTGTCTATTCTGCAGGCATTGCCTGTTATCTCAAAGACAAGGGTCAGCGTTATTCTGTTAGTTAAAGTTCTATAGAAATTTGACAGGCAACAATTACAAAGTTTAAAATGAAGCTACAAACAAGTGAGGGTGGAGAGGATGTGGCAAAAAGGGAACCCTAGCACACTGCTGTGAGAATGTAAATCAGTGCACCATCCTGAAAAACAGTGTGGCCCTtcctcaaaaagtaaaaatagagctGACCTATGACCCATCACCCCCTTCACTGGGGATTTAACAGAGCACTATTCACCATAGCCAAGAAATGCAAACAATTTACACGTCCATCAAttaatgaatgttttttaaaatgtggtatgtaAACTCAACACACTGCTATTCAGCACAAAAATGGGCGAAATCTTAACTTGGATGAACCTGGCAGTCATCATGTGAAGTGAAGtttgccaggcacagaaagacaagcacaTGGGACCTCACCCAGGTAGACTCAAAATACGTTGACCTCGCAGAAGTTGAGTGTAGGATTgtggttgccagaggctggggagagaaagggaaaggagagggacagagaacatTGGTCAACATGTACTAAATTATAGCTAGATAGGTATAAGAACTGGTCATACTCttgcacagtagagtgactaTAGAAAGGTAACAGTGAGATAGGGAAAAGCTAATTAACCTGAGCAAATTATGGTTAGATAGGATTCAGAAATTCTGCTATCCTATTTCACTGCAGAATGAATCTGGATAGTAATAATGTACTGTCTATTTTCAAAGTCATTTGAatg
The sequence above is drawn from the Lepus europaeus isolate LE1 chromosome 3, mLepTim1.pri, whole genome shotgun sequence genome and encodes:
- the LOC133756412 gene encoding olfactory receptor 2W1-like encodes the protein MYQGNYSYLHVFILSGFSDHPKLEKILSGVVTVFYLTTLLGNTAIILASLLDSHLHTPMYFFLRNLSFLDLCFTTSIVPQMLVNLWGPDKTISYVGCVIQLYVFMWLGSTECLLLAVMSYDRFTAICKPLHYLVIMNPHLCLKMITTVWSISLANSVLLCTLTLNLPRCGNNLLDTFLCEVPAMVKIACVDTTTVEMSVFALGIVIVLTPLILILTSYGYIAKAVLKMKSKAGQRKAVNTCGSHLTVVSIFYGTIIYMYLQPGNSTSKDQGKFITLFYTIITPSLNPLIYTLRNKDMKDALKKLMRVHHESTKKRET